A part of Falco naumanni isolate bFalNau1 chromosome 19, bFalNau1.pat, whole genome shotgun sequence genomic DNA contains:
- the PROM2 gene encoding prominin-2, producing the protein MQAAGLLLAWALLRPAGAQQCHLASPGNVLRFTDMHAEIRVPALHRVPSSLDPLYGLVRRCLDLIQQNPLPTELLRTALNDPSSVRMSQVVQYELGYVVCAAVALLFTVAMPVAGMCFCYCRSRRRCGGRLRAHRRSLGCRRHCLLACLSLTSLIILISVVCAFVTSQRVKWQLELGLGAVPTTLRTLRQHIDNVPQGVQMVVHQFEVPRQHIISDLGGLSRSVGLSIHAQLKAMTYAALAELQDRAGDLQTSLHHLQILDKTVRALAAARAELEPVLRERHQRVVALLDDPRCTSCASVLGRAQSLELGADYGKVPSVEKVLKALAGLPRSNFAEMIRQGNGTFNSIPELAVERMAQVIQDLRDEMARMTEKVQSIADGFPLPDYTRPVSEALVKVEDRSQPYLREVERFEQYRWIAGTVLCSIILLILACNVTGMALGAYGLSKREDPSDYECRGEAGAKFLLLGVGLAFLFSWLLILLVFATFLVGGNIQTLVCRNWVNQEIYKFIDTPGNLPPSMNLSRQLNLRRDSNLSAAYRECKSGAGLWEVLHLDRSYDLDEHLKPPKYTVGFQKRLSDFTARLGDVRLLRSEGRQDLETFARSGLDEVDYGRFQEEMKNPVVQTSLPGLARSLEGLQKMQRNSTVAGRLAAEARALWQMQNSTVQSQEALVAKLGESVQFLSRLAPHLQERVKTTLATMASVEARLPVQAQQILRQEIGCFTRKELRYLAQYLNWVGQMLREDVASCQPLATALDNGRVILCDRIADPWNAFWFSLGCCTFFLIPNIIFAIRLTKHFRPIRNRLISTGSEETCPFHIPRVTALKL; encoded by the exons ATGCAGGCGGCTGGGTTGCTGCTGGCTTGGGCACTGCTGCGTCCTGCCGGTGCCCAGCAATGTCATCTTGCCAGCCCCGGCAACGTCCTTCGCTTCACCGACATGCACGCCGAGATTCGGGTGCCAGCACTGCACCGGGTACCCAGCTCGCTCGATCCCCTCTACGGCCTCGTCCGGCGCTGCCTGGATCTCATCCAGCAAAACCCCCTGCCCACAG agctgctcaggACAGCCCTGAATGACCCCAGCTCTGTGCGGATGTCGCAG GTGGTGCAGTATGAGCTGGGCTATGTTGTCTGCGCCGCAGTGGCTCTGCTCTTCACCGTGGCCATGCCGGTGGCCGGGATGTGCTTCTGTTACTGCCGGAGCCGCCGGCGGTGTGGGGGCCGCCTGCGTGCCCACCGGCGCTCGCTGGGCTGCCGCCGCCACTGCCTGCTAGCCTGCCTGTCCCTCACGTCCCTCATCATCCT GATCAGCGTCGTCTGTGCTTTTGTCACCAGCCAGCGGGTGAagtggcagctggagctggggctgggggctgtgccgACCACCCTGCGCACGCTGCGGCAGCACATTGACAATGTCCCCCAG GGGGTGCAGATGGTGGTACACCAGTTCGAGGTTCCCCGACAGCATATCATCTCCGATCTGGGTG GGCTCAGCCGGAGCGTGGGGCTCTCCATCCACGCGCAGCTGAAGGCGATGACCTACGCggcactggcagagctgcaggacagggctggAG ACCTACAGACCTCGCTGCACCATTTACAGATTCTCGACAAGACGGTGCGGGCGCTGGCGGCAGCGCGGGCTGAGCTGGAGCCAGTGCTGCGGGAACGGCATCAGCGGGTGGTTGCGTTGCTGGATGACCCGCGCTGCACCTCCTGCGCCAGCGTCCTGGGCAGGGCGCAGAGCCTGGAGCTGGGTGCTGACTACGGCAAG GTGCCATCGGTGGAGAAGGTTTTGAAGGCGCTGGCCGGTCTGCCCCGAAGCAACTTTGCGGAGATGATTCGCCAG GGCAACGGTACCTTCAACTCCATCCCGGAGCTGGCTGTGGAGAGGATGGCGCAGGTCATCCAGG ATCTGCGGGATGAGATGGCCCGCATGACGGAGAAGGTGCAGTCCATCGCTGATGGCTTCCCCCTGCCCGACTACACCCGGCCTGTCAGCGAAGCCCTGGTGAAGGTGGAGGACAGAAGCCAGCCGTACCTCCGGGAGGTGGAACGCTTCGAGCAGTACAG GTGGATTGCAGGTACGGTGCTGTGCTCCATCATCCTCCTCATCCTCGCCTGCAACGTGACAGGGATGGCCCTGGGGGCATATGGGCTCTCCAAGCGGGAGGACCCAAGTGACTACGAGTGCCGAGGAGAAGCTGGTGCCAAGTTTCTCCTGCT TGGTGTGGGCCTGGCTTTCCTGTTCTCCTGGCTCCTCATCCTCCTGGTTTTTGCCACCTTCCTGGTTGGGGGCAACATCCAGACGCTGGTTTGCAGGAATTGGGTCAACCAGGAGATTTATAAG TTCATTGACACCCCTGGGAACCTGCCTCCATCCATGAACCTCAGCCGTCAGCTCAACCTCAGGAGGGACTCCAACCTCAGCGCTGCATACCG GGAGTGCAAGAGTGGTGCGGGGCTGTGGGAGGTGCTGCATCTTGATAGGTCCTACGATCTGGATGAGCACCTAAAACCCCCCAAG TACACAGTCGGTTTCCAAAAACGCCTGAGTGACTTCACGGCGCGCTTGGGTGACGTGCGGCTCCTCCGCAGTGAGGGCAGGCAGGACCTGGAGACATTTGCTCGCAGTGGCCTTGATGAGGTGGACTATGGGCGCTTCCAGGAGGAG ATGAAAAACCCCGTGGTCCAGACCAGCCTCCCTGGCTTGGCGAGGAGCCTTGAGGGgctgcagaaaatgcag aGGAACAGCACGGTGGCAGGGCGGCTGGCTGCTGAGGCCCGGGCCCTGTGGCAGATGCAAAACTCCACGGTGCAGTCGCAGGAGGCTTTGGTG GCAAAGCTGGGGGAAAGTGTCCAGTTCCTCTCCCGCTTGGCGCCGCACCTCCAG GAGCGGGTGAAGACGACACTGGCCACCATGGCCTCAGTGGAAGCCCGGCTGCCCGTGCAAGCCCAGCAGATCCTCCGGCag GAGATCGGCTGCTTCACGAGGAAGGAGCTGCGGTACCTCGCACAGTACCTGAACTGGGTTGGGCAGATG CTGAGGGAGGATGTGGCTTCGTGTCAGCCGCTCGCCACGGCCCTGGACAATGGGCGAGTGATCCTGTGTGACCGTATCGCCGACCCCTGG AATGCTTTCTGGTTCAGCCTGGGATGCTGCACCTTCTTTCTCATCCCCAACATCATCTTCGCCATCAGGCTCACCAAACACTTTCGCCCCATCCGCAACCGGCTCAT ctctaCAGGATCAGAGGAGACCTGTCCCTTCCACATCCCTCGCGTCACAGCACTCAAGCTCTAG
- the LOC121099251 gene encoding RNA/RNP complex-1-interacting phosphatase-like, with protein MVGRGGSRVPERWTEYIPLGRRMPGTRFIAFKVPLKKSFDRNLHPEERFSPRDLIKKIKEQKEELGLIIDLTYTTRYYGPEELPATLCYSKIFTMGHEIPNRHTIFQFKCVVKKFLRDNQDNDKLIGVHCTHGLNRTGYLVCRYLIDVDGMEPNTAIELFNRARGHPIERTNYIQDLCKRAVKKNCGLQNLGSGPFREKAGTIPNTKKQMAKHHPHRSNQAALAVPRNSSSTKKKRRRGAKGQAAHQELAHGVMEQRWPYGLAARNCWVSSPANEWHNGLCFPAQSPHFCPAQETQASRKRRRRRRKPVVTA; from the exons ATGGTGGGTAGAGGGGGCTCCCGCGTACCGGAGCG GTGGACCGAGTACATCCCGCTGGGCAGGAGGATGCCGGGCACCCGCTTCATTGCCTTCAAGGTCCCCCTGAAGAAG AGCTTTGATCGGAACCTTCATCCAGAGGAAAGATTTTCACCTCGTGACCTCATTAAGAAAAtcaaagaacagaaggaagaacTGGGCCTGATCATTGACCTGACATACACAACTCGCTACTATGGGCCGGAG GAGCTCCCAGCCACACTCTGCTACTCCAAGATCTTTACAATGGGACACGAGATACCGAACAGGCACACCATTTTTCAATTCAAATGCGTGGTAAAAAAGTTCTTGAGAGACAACCAAGACAACG ATAAACTCATCGGAGTTCATTGCACGCACGGCTTGAACAGAACTGGCTACCTGGTTTGCAG GTACTTGATTGATGTTGACGGTATGGAGCCGAATACTGCAATAGAGT TGTTCAACAGAGCTCGGGGGCATCCTATAGAGAGAACCAACTATATCCAAGATCTTTGTAAGAGAGCTGTAAAAAA GAACTGTGGACTACAGAATTTGGGCTCAGGCCCCTTCAGAGAAAAAGCCGGCACTATaccaaacaccaaaaagcaGATGGCTAAACATCACCCACATCGTTCGAACCAAGCTGCCTTAGCAGTGCCCAG aaactCCAGCAGCACCAAGAAGAAACGTAGGCGAGGCGCCAAGGGGCAGGCAGCGCACCAGGAGCTGGCGCACGGGGTGATGGAGCAAAGGTGGCCGTATGGTTTGGCAGCGAGGAACTGTTGGGTTTCATCACCTGCTAACGAGTGGCACAATGGACTCTGCTTTCCCGCCCAGAGCCCCCACTTCTGCCCGGCCCAGGAAACACAAGCTTCCAGGAAACGCCGGCGCCGGCGTAGGAAGCCCGTTGTGACAGCGTAG